Proteins encoded by one window of Tubulanus polymorphus chromosome 7, tnTubPoly1.2, whole genome shotgun sequence:
- the LOC141908759 gene encoding uncharacterized protein LOC141908759, which yields MASQMPRVYSAGGGHVILNSPQPQILMMPTLPPQPVTTSNRRLDGSRFSFAHNSARYCGIIQIVCGFILLIIGISMIPSRAMFNFIGYGLWGSILCFVAGGLGLHSSKTKNNCPIIGTMVMSIFTCLLGFVLVAFSTAGIALDERLRRCLEVHTQMKFKDAYRYSCSRGPSGPPGSIDEINFRVACHSINMLVGIVLMIVPIVQSCVSCRAICCPTPNACFPQQQPIVYMMQQQGGAAGQIVYRQPLQVYDQPATNQPPLGYGQHAVTTQMPCDQASAYAQLTVASAPPTGADDVAEIHGLPSYDEAFTSVKSD from the coding sequence ATGGCTTCGCAGATGCCCCGGGTATACAGCGCTGGTGGCGGTCACGTAATCCTGAATTCGCCTCAAccacaaattttgatgatgccGACCTTGCCGCCGCAACCGGTCACGACGAGCAATCGTAGATTAGACGGATCACGATTCAGTTTCGCTCATAATTCGGCGCGATATTGCGGAATCATTCAAATCGTCTGCGGTTTCATCCTGTTGATCATCGGGATTTCGATGATCCCGTCGCGTGCGATGTTCAACTTCATCGGCTACGGATTGTGGGGCAGCATTCTGTGCTTCGTCGCCGGCGGGCTCGGCCTGCACAGCTCAAAAACGAAGAACAACTGCCCGATAATCGGCACAATGGTCATGTCGATTTTCACGTGTTTGTTGGGTTTCGTGTTGGTAGCGTTTTCGACGGCCGGAATCGCGTTGGACGAGCGACTAAGACGATGCTTGGAGGTACACACGCAGATGAAATTTAAAGATGCCTATCGCTACTCCTGCTCTCGAGGGCCCAGTGGGCCCCCCGGCTCGATCGACGAAATCAACTTCAGAGTAGCGTGCCACTCGATCAATATGCTTGTCGGCATCGTTTTGATGATCGTACCGATCGTCCAGTCGTGCGTGAGCTGCCGGGCGATTTGCTGTCCGACGCCAAACGCCTGTTTCCCCCAGCAACAGCCGATCGTCTACATGATGCAACAACAGGGCGGCGCGGCCGGTCAGATCGTGTACCGCCAGCCTTTACAAGTTTACGATCAGCCCGCCACGAATCAGCCGCCCCTGGGATACGGTCAGCATGCCGTTACTACTCAAATGCCCTGCGATCAGGCCTCGGCCTACGCGCAGCTTACAGTAGCATCAGCGCCACCTACTGGAGCAGATGACGTCGCCGAAATTCACGGTCTGCCCAGTTACGACGAAGCATTCACCAGTGTTAAATCTGATTAA